TGTATCACTCTTCTATGTATAAGCATAAAAAGTCAATTGTACCAATATTTAACTACCCTCGCTCCAGGGGGGCAACTtgtataaaatattgtgggggggcgAGGTAAGCCCTGCAccccataatcaatcacatgatgcagtgcatgcacaccatttgagggctggccccctcaaatattttattggggtggccAAATACCCCTTGGCCTCTAGGAGTTTGCGCCTATGCCTCTCTCTATGATTATTACACTAAGGGAAAAGTAATCCATATTATCTGTTCCTATCTACGGTATGTAAGCACTGTCTTTAAACATATAAACCACACACCCTCAATCGTGTTTCGGTCAGTTAACATGTCATTTTAGACTACTTTCTTGAATGAGTTCACTAACTTCAGTTCCACAAGGGATTTACCTCTGAGTAACTcccctttgtcccagctcctgccaacctagcagtttgaaagcacaccagcatgagtagatatgctctggcactcatcatggtgttctgtgcgccagaagtggtttagtcatgcttgccacatgacctgggaaagctgtctgcagacaaacgccagatccttcagcctgaaagcagagatgagcatcACACCCCATCgttgaattcaactggacttaactgtccaagggtccttCACCATTATCTTtacctaaacatttatttatttaaaatacggTAGTTGCAGGCTGCCTTTCTAGTAAAGAAACTGCTAATTTTATCAAATAAATGTCTTTGAGCAGAGCAAGTAAACATCTTGCTGCTGTGTTATTTTATGAATAATTACTGTAGGTGCACCAACTCTGCATGCGATTACACTGTAAGCCATCACAACACAAAGTTATCTGGCCCCTCAATATGAAAATCATCCTTGCTCCTGGTGTGTTGGTAAGTGCTTTTGGACAAGACTGGACTTGCCCCTTATAAATGTATTTGGGCTTTCAGCCAGAATCCCATTCCCTTCAAAGGAACTTAAGCAACTTGCATGCAGGATGCCAGCCTTAATTACCAATTATTCTTTTGGAGTTATATACCAGTTCTTGCCAATGTATTGTATCCAGTACAACAAAATTAGTGTCCGGTATATTTAACATGAAGAAAAACACAAGAAGAAATTATTTGAACTGGAAGAACTAACATACTCATAAATTGTTTACATACGCAAACAAGTTTCTGTAAgctattaggtaaagggacccctgaccattaggtcaagccgtggtcgactctggggttgcggcgctcatcttgctttattggccgagggagccggggtacagcttccgggtcatgtggcctggatgactaagccgcttctggcgaaccagagcagcgcacggaaacgccgtttaccttcccactggagtggtacctatttatctacttgcactttgacatgcttttgaactgcacaaAACCTGGAAGGTATGAGCGTGGTGGCATAAAAATGTCACACTTTAGCATTTGGTTTGCCAAACGCTCCAAGGCTCACTTGGAAGAATAAATAATCTTATAGACTTGCACTGCTCAGGAAAAAAGGGCGAGGAAGGAGTGCCACCTTTTCCTCTAAACGACTTCTTGCCCTTTTAACACCTGTGTGACAGGAATTCAGCCAACGAGCCTTTGTCGCAACCCACTAGAAGCCAGAGCGGGCCCCTTACATGGCAATCCTGCCCGAGGCCGCGGACCATCCAAGTCGTTCCCGAATAACAAGGGCGACGAGGCCGCTCTCCTGAAGGAGGGAAGAGCAGGCGTTGCAGCGGCAGCCGAGGACAAGGCCTCCACTCCCATTGCGCCGCGGCCCCCGCCCCGAGCCTCCGCAAGAGCAGCTTGAGGCCGCCTCCCTCTCCAGCCGAGGGGAGGGCCGACAGGAGGGGACGCTGCGGCCGAGGGGGGAGTTTCCTCGGCTAGCCgagccgctcctcctcctcctgctctctgTGGGCGGAGCGGGACACGAAGGCAGGAAGCGGCCATGGCGGACTGGGGGCGAGGTGAGAGCGCAGAAGAGGCTGGCGAGGGGGCGCCGGAGCGGGCGGCGGCGCCTTCCCTCAGGAGAACGGGGCTGGGGGCGCCGTTGCTCCGGCTCGTCGTGCTGCCTCAGGACCTCCGTGGcctgtgctgggggtgggggacgggGAACAAAGGAGGCATTCTGATCCTCCCCAGGTCACAGTTGCCACCTTCCCCCCTGCTCGGGGCTCCTGTGTCTTCTGTAGTTGACTGACGGGCAAGCTTTTTTGCCCATGCTTTGCCAGTGTGGCTTTCTATTGTGGTGGTGGAATGGACTCTTCCCCCCACGCAGGGCATTTGTGTGTGTCTGCAGTGTGGGGTAACATCCCACCTAGCAAGTGGGGAGCCTGCTGTGCCCTGTGATGGTGAAAATAGGCTTTGGAGTGAGCTAGGGGATGGTCTGCAAAATAACCACACATTTTACCATACTACCTTTTGTTTTAACAGCTGTTATGTTTTAGCTGCCCTAAGTGGCATAATTATTTTATCTTAATTTCAGGACAGAATGCCAATGCTGTGGATGATATGTTAGATGTGGAAAACAAGCGTATGACCGAAAACCTAGCCTCCAAAGTCACCCGGCTAAAATCGGTTTGTAGATTATTTACTTTacttggggctcatccacacttaccttttgccctgtgTTTTCCAGGCACAGGGCTGTGCTTTGAAATGTCATCACTGAACATGTTTTCTTTCTCTTGCCCTGGCGCTTTCCCATCGAAAACTTGCTCTTTcacgctgaatcagaacaaatggaaaTTTGTGGCATTTGGGCAAAAAGGATGTCTGTATGAGCCCTTGCTCTTTGATTGCTGTCTTGCTCTCCAGAAGACTTTGGTcattgagggtttttgtttttgtccccAACCCCCTTGTATTTAGTAATATACAGAGAATTGCTGAGGAGCAAATAATATTCTTGTTTGCACTTTTATTAGTTCTTTCCGAAAGTTGTCTAGGTGTCAATAACTGCTTCATTCTGTGTTTTCAATAGCTTGCACTGGACATTGACAAAGATGCTGAGGATCAAAATCACTACTTGGATGGCATGGTAAGCAAGTGTTTGCACTCTTTAAGAATTACTGATGAAGCTCAGCATGAGCAAATAGGACAATTAGTTTGTACTGGAACATATTTCTGTACAGAGAAGAAGTCACTCACAAGTCTATTGGTGTAAGTAGCTCTGTTCCAGAGAGTTAATGTGTTTTAG
The Podarcis muralis chromosome 1, rPodMur119.hap1.1, whole genome shotgun sequence DNA segment above includes these coding regions:
- the BET1L gene encoding BET1-like protein, which translates into the protein MADWGRGQNANAVDDMLDVENKRMTENLASKVTRLKSLALDIDKDAEDQNHYLDGMDSDFMSVTGLLTGSVKRFSTMTRSGRDNRKLLCYVSAGLIVVFFILYYLVTRART